Proteins found in one Methylobacterium sp. CB376 genomic segment:
- a CDS encoding IS3-like element ISMtsp5 family transposase (programmed frameshift) yields MTTYTRAGADAVGPGRGGRMSRQRKRDAVLRLLRGEDLETISRSLGVTAATLSGWRDAFLAAGEASLSTRPTDAEALESGRLKARLGEMLLERELLEAKITALEARGPGPFGPQEVAAMSQVLSPVSGKAYGLARVCRIWGLSRATVHRHLSPARPEPARRPGPVGPMPDAALLDEIRATLTGSPFHGEGHRKVWARLRHKGVRTSKRRVLRLMRDHDLLAPSRVGAPRGPRTHDGTIIPEAVDTMWGTDLTTTWTGEGQVAVFVAVDHCSAECVGVHAARRATRFEALEPIRQGVRQRFGSFAAKSASGLSVRHDHGSQYMSDAFQAELAFLGIASSPAFVRAPEGNGCAERFIRTLKENLLWVDSFDTVEDLRRALLAFREIYNETWLIERHGFRPPAAIRAAQLSPAALAA; encoded by the exons ATGACCACATACACGAGGGCGGGTGCCGATGCGGTCGGTCCCGGCCGGGGCGGGAGGATGTCCCGGCAGCGCAAGCGGGATGCCGTACTGCGACTGCTGCGCGGTGAGGACCTGGAGACTATCTCGCGCAGCCTGGGCGTGACCGCCGCGACCCTGTCGGGCTGGCGCGACGCCTTCCTGGCAGCGGGTGAGGCGAGCCTGTCCACCCGGCCCACCGATGCGGAAGCGCTGGAGAGCGGGCGGCTGAAGGCCAGGCTCGGCGAGATGTTGCTGGAGCGCGAGTTGCTGGAGGCCAAGATCACGGCTCTGGAGGCGCGCGGCCCCG GGCCCTTTGGCCCGCAGGAGGTCGCGGCCATGAGCCAGGTCCTCTCCCCCGTCAGTGGCAAAGCTTACGGGCTGGCCCGCGTCTGCCGGATCTGGGGCCTGTCGCGCGCCACCGTCCACCGGCATCTCTCACCCGCGCGGCCGGAGCCGGCGCGGCGTCCCGGCCCGGTTGGGCCGATGCCGGATGCGGCGCTGCTCGACGAGATCCGCGCCACCCTCACCGGCAGCCCCTTTCACGGCGAGGGTCACCGCAAGGTCTGGGCGCGCCTGCGCCACAAGGGCGTGCGCACCTCCAAGCGCCGCGTGCTGCGCCTGATGCGCGACCATGATCTGCTCGCCCCCTCGCGCGTCGGCGCGCCGCGCGGCCCACGCACGCACGACGGCACCATCATCCCGGAGGCAGTGGACACGATGTGGGGCACCGACCTGACCACCACCTGGACCGGCGAGGGCCAAGTCGCGGTGTTCGTGGCCGTCGACCACTGCTCGGCCGAGTGCGTGGGCGTTCATGCGGCGCGGCGGGCCACGCGCTTCGAGGCGCTGGAGCCGATCCGCCAGGGTGTGCGGCAGCGCTTCGGCAGCTTCGCGGCCAAGAGTGCTTCCGGCCTGAGTGTCCGGCACGACCATGGCAGCCAGTACATGTCCGACGCCTTCCAGGCGGAACTGGCGTTCCTGGGCATCGCGAGTTCGCCCGCCTTCGTGCGGGCGCCGGAGGGCAACGGCTGCGCCGAGCGTTTCATCCGCACGCTCAAGGAGAACCTGCTGTGGGTGGACAGTTTCGACACGGTCGAAGACCTCCGCCGCGCCCTGCTGGCGTTCCGCGAGATCTACAACGAGACGTGGCTGATCGAGCGGCACGGGTTCCGCCCACCGGCAGCCATTCGTGCCGCACAGCTTTCACCCGCGGCTCTGGCCGCGTAG
- a CDS encoding IS3-like element ISMtsp18 family transposase (programmed frameshift): MDKAMASDPIAPPPHGEILTGVQRRRRWSTAEKIRLVEESQQPGSSVSFVARRYGLSPSLLFRWKRRLLEGGHAAVQADEEVVGTSRVRELERRVRDLERLLGRKTMEVEILKEALDLARNKKTDLAARLLGRAGGRFPMKAVADTLGVARSHLAERLTRPVRPRGPSRRPQDAVLLPTIREIVAARPSYGYRRITALLNRVLRSQGASVVNAKRVLRILQVNGLTLAPYTARRTGRTHDGVVVALRSNVRWCSDHLDLRCRDGAVVRVLFAIDACDREIMAWSATTAGVSGEMVSNLMIACVEHRFGATKAPHPIEWLSDNGSAYIARQTSETATALGLRLLFTPVRSPQSNGIAEAFVKTLKRDYARLAMLPDAETVMRLLPSWFEDYNTVHPHSGLRMLSPREFISQSA, from the exons ATGGATAAGGCTATGGCATCTGATCCGATCGCCCCGCCTCCGCACGGCGAGATCCTGACCGGTGTGCAGCGCCGCCGGCGGTGGTCCACGGCCGAGAAGATCCGCCTCGTCGAGGAGAGCCAGCAGCCCGGCTCGTCCGTGTCCTTCGTGGCGCGGCGCTACGGGCTGTCGCCCAGCCTGCTGTTCCGGTGGAAGCGGCGCTTGCTGGAAGGCGGGCATGCGGCTGTTCAGGCCGATGAGGAGGTCGTCGGCACCAGCCGGGTGCGCGAGCTGGAGCGGCGCGTGCGGGACTTGGAACGCCTGCTCGGGCGCAAGACCATGGAGGTCGAGATCCTCAAGGAGGCGCTCGACCTCGCACGCA ACAAAAAAACCGACCTTGCCGCTCGTCTCCTGGGGCGGGCCGGTGGGCGGTTCCCGATGAAGGCGGTCGCCGACACGCTGGGCGTGGCTCGCTCCCATCTCGCCGAGCGCCTCACCCGCCCCGTCCGGCCGCGTGGTCCCTCCCGCAGGCCCCAGGACGCCGTGTTGCTGCCCACCATCCGCGAGATCGTCGCGGCCCGTCCCAGCTACGGCTACCGGCGTATCACCGCGCTGCTGAACAGGGTGCTGCGCTCGCAAGGCGCGTCGGTCGTCAACGCCAAGCGGGTGCTGCGCATCCTCCAGGTGAACGGGCTGACGCTGGCGCCCTATACCGCTCGCCGCACCGGCCGGACCCATGACGGTGTCGTGGTCGCGCTGCGCTCGAACGTGCGCTGGTGCTCGGACCATCTCGACCTGCGCTGCCGGGACGGAGCGGTGGTCCGGGTGCTGTTTGCCATCGACGCCTGCGACCGTGAGATCATGGCTTGGTCGGCGACCACGGCCGGCGTCTCCGGCGAGATGGTCAGCAACCTGATGATCGCCTGCGTCGAGCACCGCTTCGGCGCGACGAAGGCCCCGCACCCGATCGAGTGGCTGTCCGACAACGGCTCGGCTTACATCGCCCGCCAGACGAGCGAGACGGCCACCGCGCTCGGGCTGCGGCTGCTGTTCACACCGGTGCGCTCCCCGCAGAGCAACGGCATTGCCGAAGCCTTCGTGAAAACGCTCAAGCGTGACTACGCACGCCTTGCGATGCTGCCCGACGCCGAGACCGTGATGCGGCTTCTGCCGAGTTGGTTCGAGGACTACAACACCGTCCACCCGCACTCCGGTTTGCGTATGCTCTCGCCTCGCGAGTTCATCAGCCAGAGTGCCTAA
- a CDS encoding PilZ domain-containing protein: MRSIPRPPRIRVCLTGQAGLNDDAEGQVICFLLNLSDEGACLSFADSVVVPACFSLVLGPGGETHRVEVRWQEETTIGVRFSEPLSREMREFLTSHLRFAPDHCNTL, from the coding sequence ATGCGCTCAATACCAAGACCACCACGCATTCGTGTGTGCCTCACTGGCCAAGCTGGCCTTAATGACGATGCGGAGGGGCAGGTGATATGCTTCTTGCTCAACCTGTCGGACGAGGGCGCCTGCTTATCATTCGCTGACAGTGTGGTTGTTCCAGCGTGCTTCAGCTTGGTTCTAGGGCCAGGAGGCGAGACTCACCGGGTCGAGGTGCGATGGCAAGAAGAGACGACGATAGGCGTCAGGTTCTCAGAGCCCCTTTCTAGAGAGATGAGAGAGTTTCTGACCTCTCACCTCAGATTTGCGCCAGACCACTGCAACACTTTGTGA